The sequence below is a genomic window from Deltaproteobacteria bacterium.
TGCTGCCGTTCATCTTCGAGATGGACCCGGTGCAGGCGTTCGCGTTCCTGCTCGGGATGTACGCGGTCACCGGCACCACCGGCGACATCACCTCGATCCTGTTCGGCGTGCCCGGGGAGGTGGTATCCACCGCCACCATCATCGACGGCCACCCCATGGCCAAAAAGGGCGAGGCCGGCCGCGCCCTGGGCGCCGCGCTCATGAGCTCGCTGGTGGGCGCCATCGTCGGCGCCTTCTCGCTGGCCGCCGCCATTCCCATCGTCACCCCGCTGGTGCTGTCCTTCAAGTCGCCGGAGTTCTTCTCGCTGGCGATCCTGGGGATCTGCTTTCTCGCGGCGCTGAGCGGCGACAACAAGCTCAAGGGGGTGCTGGCCGGCGGTCTGGGCCTCGTGCTGTCCACCGTCGGCCTGGACTACCAGGAGAACATCGAGCGCTATACCTTCGGCCTCGTGAACCTGTGGGAAGGGGTCGGCCTCATCGCCGCGGCCGTGGGGCTGTTCGCCGTGCCGGAGATCGTGGAGCTGTGGGTCAAGGGCTCCGCCATCGCCGAAGCCAAGGTGGGCAAGCTGGGGGGCGTTTGGCAGGGGGTCAAGGACACCTTCATCCACATCGGCATCACCGTCCGCTGCAGCATGATCGGCACCTTCTTCGGACTCGTTCCCGGAGTGAGCGCCGCGCTGTCCCAGTGGGTGTCCTACGCCCACGCGGTGCAGAGCACCAGAGACAAAAGCGGCTTCGGCAAGGGCGACGTGCGCGGGGTCCTGGGGCCGGGCGCGGCCAACAACTCGGGCATCGGCGCCGCCATGATCCCGACGGTGGCCTTCGGCGTGCCCGGCAGCGCCACCACCGCCATTCTGCTGGGCGCCTTCATCATCCAGGGGTTGCAGCCCGGGCCGAAGATGCTCACAGAGCATCTGGCCCTGACCTTCTCGTTCGTCTGGCTCATCGTCATCTCGAACATCATCACCGTGGCGCTGTGCCTGCTGTTCCTGAACCATCTGGCCAAGATCACCCAGGTCCGCGGATCGCTGCTGATTCCGTCGCTGTTCATGCTCATCTTCCTGGCGGGATTCGCCAACACCGGTTCCTACTTCGCCATGGCCACCACGCTGGTGTTCGGAGTGATGGGCGTGATCATGGTGAACCACGGCTGGCCGCGCCCGCCGCTGGTGCTGGGCCTGGTGCTCGGGTCGCTGGTGGAGCGGAACCTGTTCATCTCCTACGAGATCTACGGCCTGTGGTTCCTGACGCGTCCCATCGTCATGGTTACCTTCGGAGTTGCCCTGGTCGTCATCTTCCTGCCCGGGTTGCAGGACTGGATGGCGAAGCGGGCCAAGCTCCAGGAGGACCCGGGTGCGTAACCGGACGGATATCGTCATCGGCGTGCTGCTGGTGACTCTCCTGTCGTGGGCGGTGTGGGAGGCTTACGAGTGGCCGGCGCGTACGCGGTTCTTCCCGCTGGCCATCGGCTATCCCGTGCTGGCCATGTCGGCGATGCACCTTGCCTACAGCCTGTGGCTGGGGCTCCGCCCGCTCACGTTCGAGCGGGGTCCGGCCGCGCCGGATCCCGTGGCCGACGCAGGGCCTCCTCTCGCTCCCGCGATGGTGCGCCGGCGCACGCTCGAGATTTCGTTCTGGGCCGTCGCCTTCGCGGTGGGGCTGTACCTCTTGGGGTTCAAGGTGGGCGGGCTGGTCATGCCGACGATCTTCCTTCGCTTTCAGGCGCACGAGACTTGGCCTACCAGCCTCCTGTACAGTCTGGGTGTGTACGTCTTCTTCAAGATCGGCCTGGAGGAGGCGCTGTCGTTCCCCCTCCCCGACGGCCAACTCGCGTACGCTCTGGGTCTCTACTCTTTCGATTCCTACCTGATGGACCCGGTCCTGAACCTGTTCCGGTGACGGGCGACAGCGCGGGTCGCCCTCCCCTCACCCGCCGCGCCAGTACTCGTGGAAATGATG
It includes:
- a CDS encoding tripartite tricarboxylate transporter permease — encoded protein: MLEAFITGLLQVFDQTTFLLMVIGIFLGFIVGILPGIGSPGAVALMLPFIFEMDPVQAFAFLLGMYAVTGTTGDITSILFGVPGEVVSTATIIDGHPMAKKGEAGRALGAALMSSLVGAIVGAFSLAAAIPIVTPLVLSFKSPEFFSLAILGICFLAALSGDNKLKGVLAGGLGLVLSTVGLDYQENIERYTFGLVNLWEGVGLIAAAVGLFAVPEIVELWVKGSAIAEAKVGKLGGVWQGVKDTFIHIGITVRCSMIGTFFGLVPGVSAALSQWVSYAHAVQSTRDKSGFGKGDVRGVLGPGAANNSGIGAAMIPTVAFGVPGSATTAILLGAFIIQGLQPGPKMLTEHLALTFSFVWLIVISNIITVALCLLFLNHLAKITQVRGSLLIPSLFMLIFLAGFANTGSYFAMATTLVFGVMGVIMVNHGWPRPPLVLGLVLGSLVERNLFISYEIYGLWFLTRPIVMVTFGVALVVIFLPGLQDWMAKRAKLQEDPGA